In Deferribacter desulfuricans SSM1, the following are encoded in one genomic region:
- a CDS encoding sensor histidine kinase: protein MKIIPKEKFENIKQKFFNLSLTQKFLISSVAVIFLVLVLLNLFIYLDFKNFFISVERKNFEKRFKKSLISATSYYVFRNDWDNSLDFSPIFNILNNEPNLIEAIIYSSDGKRLAVMKERKILNLENKSEGLLKALKGEISYEIKKAGESESFNYLHIVDKENVIQEIYYPVIFDGKVKGVVEIYKDVTEVFNNIRTVRFRATVFSIFGFILYIILIFFIVKKIENKEKQLKDKVAHYEKLSILGQFASKMAHEIGTPMHVIMGNVELILDECEENNFVKKRGENIARQINKIQNIIRNYLYVSKKPVPVYEPVNLKELVSDIVEDMSFTISDNIELRTNVDEVTIFTDKGFVEQILYNFVKNSADSIGENKGFIEIKSVIDGEYIKLLVVDNGKGIDEKIKEKIFNPFFSTKKTGKGTGLGLAVCKELVESLGGQIFCESKDGETIFGIELHLKVKNA, encoded by the coding sequence TTGAAAATTATACCTAAAGAAAAATTTGAAAATATAAAACAAAAATTTTTTAATTTATCATTAACTCAAAAATTTTTAATATCTTCTGTTGCTGTTATATTTCTAGTTTTGGTTTTATTAAATTTGTTTATATATTTAGATTTTAAGAATTTTTTTATCTCTGTAGAGAGAAAAAATTTTGAGAAAAGGTTTAAAAAATCACTAATATCAGCAACCTCTTATTATGTTTTTAGAAATGACTGGGACAATAGTTTAGATTTTAGTCCCATATTTAATATATTAAATAATGAACCAAATTTAATAGAGGCGATTATTTATTCATCAGATGGAAAAAGACTTGCAGTGATGAAAGAAAGAAAAATACTAAATTTAGAAAACAAAAGTGAAGGATTACTAAAAGCATTAAAAGGGGAAATCAGTTATGAAATTAAAAAAGCTGGAGAATCAGAGAGTTTTAATTATTTACATATTGTAGATAAAGAGAATGTGATTCAAGAAATATATTATCCGGTTATTTTTGATGGTAAGGTTAAAGGAGTTGTTGAAATTTATAAAGATGTTACTGAAGTATTTAATAATATTAGAACTGTGAGATTTAGGGCAACTGTTTTCTCGATCTTTGGTTTTATTTTATATATTATATTGATTTTTTTTATTGTTAAAAAAATTGAGAATAAAGAAAAGCAGCTCAAAGACAAAGTGGCACATTATGAGAAACTTTCGATACTTGGTCAGTTTGCTTCTAAAATGGCTCATGAAATTGGTACACCAATGCATGTAATAATGGGTAACGTAGAACTTATTTTAGATGAATGTGAAGAAAATAATTTTGTTAAAAAGCGTGGAGAAAATATTGCAAGGCAAATAAATAAAATACAAAATATAATTAGAAATTATTTATATGTTTCAAAAAAACCTGTTCCAGTTTATGAGCCTGTTAATCTTAAAGAATTAGTTTCTGATATTGTTGAGGATATGTCATTTACTATTTCAGATAATATAGAATTAAGAACAAATGTTGATGAAGTCACCATATTTACTGATAAAGGCTTTGTAGAACAAATATTGTATAATTTTGTTAAAAATTCGGCTGATAGCATTGGTGAAAATAAAGGGTTTATTGAGATTAAAAGTGTTATAGATGGTGAATATATAAAATTATTGGTAGTTGATAATGGTAAAGGGATAGATGAAAAGATAAAGGAAAAAATATTTAACCCTTTTTTTTCAACAAAAAAAACTGGAAAGGGCACGGGCTTAGGGCTTGCTGTTTGTAAGGAGCTGGTAGAATCGTTAGGCGGTCAAATATTTTGTGAATCTAAAGATGGGGAAACTATTTTTGGTATAGAGTTGCATTTAAAGGTGAAAAATGCTTAA
- a CDS encoding sigma-54-dependent transcriptional regulator, translated as MLKILVVDDDKNSRDIIKLSLENSYEVDVALNGVHALELIRSKSYDVVICDYVMNEIDGIEVLKKLRKIGSNAVFILITAFGSSDIAIKAIQEGAYEYLSKPFKMSKLKQIIQNVEKGLNESKTFNETNKLENDFDDQVIAESSVFLETLKDMARVAISDVPVLITGESGVGKEIVAKSIHRYSKRSKYPFVAVNCNAIPGSLLESELFGYEKGAFTGADKGKPGYFEQAQKGTLFLDEIGDLEFDLQVKLLRVLQEQSIRRVGGIKDIKLDVRFIFATNVDLDKKVQEGKFRADLYYRLKVAEIRVPPLRERKEDIIPLANYFIRKYNTFNREIKLSNKAEKLLLRYDFPGNVRELENIIRASLIKARYTGIILDEDLNIKEEFVKDTITKEDILQVLEKTRNNRKKAAELLGVSRATFYRLLRRYNID; from the coding sequence ATGCTTAAAATATTGGTTGTTGATGATGATAAAAATTCTCGTGATATAATAAAACTTTCATTAGAAAACAGTTACGAAGTTGATGTTGCTTTGAATGGTGTGCATGCTTTAGAACTTATAAGAAGTAAAAGTTATGATGTTGTAATATGTGATTATGTAATGAACGAAATAGATGGTATAGAAGTTCTAAAAAAACTTAGAAAAATTGGTAGTAATGCTGTATTTATTTTGATAACTGCTTTTGGCTCAAGTGACATTGCAATTAAAGCTATACAGGAGGGTGCTTATGAATACTTGAGTAAGCCTTTTAAAATGAGTAAATTGAAACAAATTATACAAAATGTTGAAAAGGGGTTAAATGAAAGCAAAACATTTAATGAAACAAATAAACTTGAGAATGATTTTGATGATCAAGTTATTGCAGAGTCGTCCGTCTTTTTAGAGACATTGAAAGATATGGCACGAGTTGCTATTTCAGATGTTCCAGTTTTAATTACTGGGGAGAGCGGAGTTGGTAAAGAGATTGTTGCTAAATCTATTCACAGATACAGTAAAAGGAGTAAATATCCTTTTGTAGCTGTTAACTGTAATGCAATTCCTGGTTCTTTATTGGAATCAGAGCTTTTTGGTTATGAAAAAGGTGCTTTTACTGGTGCTGATAAAGGGAAACCTGGTTATTTTGAGCAAGCTCAAAAAGGGACACTTTTTTTGGATGAGATAGGAGATTTAGAGTTTGATTTACAGGTTAAATTATTAAGAGTCTTGCAAGAGCAAAGCATTAGAAGAGTTGGTGGAATAAAGGATATAAAGCTTGATGTTAGGTTTATATTTGCAACCAATGTTGATTTGGATAAAAAAGTTCAAGAGGGTAAGTTTAGAGCAGATCTTTATTATAGATTAAAGGTTGCTGAAATTAGAGTACCTCCTCTGAGAGAGAGGAAAGAGGATATCATACCTTTAGCAAACTATTTTATAAGAAAGTATAATACATTTAATCGAGAAATAAAATTGAGCAATAAAGCTGAGAAACTTTTATTGAGATATGATTTCCCTGGTAACGTTAGAGAGTTAGAAAATATAATTAGGGCAAGCTTAATTAAGGCAAGATATACAGGTATTATTTTAGATGAGGATCTAAATATTAAAGAAGAATTTGTGAAAGATACTATAACAAAAGAAGATATTTTGCAGGTATTGGAAAAAACAAGAAATAATCGTAAAAAAGCTGCAGAATTATTGGGAGTTAGTAGAGCAACGTTTTATAGATTGTTAAGAAGATATAATATAGATTAG
- a CDS encoding cytochrome c3 family protein: MKKLILLATLILLPTFVFAGVAGSAHDFSQNSASSLYGGTACGGCHKPHNAGTLIPLWNDSNTFDGQYTAYSSPTDSLNATPNSTLGSVSKACMACHDGMINDTVNGGTAITALKATVTVGLDIDYQNDAQGQHPVSIQYVDNGTATSLKPLANVKAAGFKFYGTSGDILECGTCHDPHAGGSPDFLRADKAQLCQTCHNN; the protein is encoded by the coding sequence ATGAAAAAATTAATTTTATTGGCTACGTTAATTTTATTGCCAACCTTTGTTTTTGCAGGGGTTGCAGGTAGTGCACATGACTTTTCACAAAACAGTGCATCAAGTTTGTATGGTGGAACAGCTTGTGGCGGTTGTCACAAACCACACAATGCAGGCACACTAATTCCTTTATGGAATGATAGTAATACTTTTGATGGTCAGTACACAGCTTATTCTTCACCAACTGATTCTCTTAACGCTACCCCAAACAGTACTTTAGGAAGTGTTTCTAAAGCGTGTATGGCATGTCATGATGGTATGATTAATGATACTGTTAATGGTGGTACAGCAATAACCGCATTAAAAGCAACAGTAACAGTTGGTTTGGATATTGATTATCAAAATGATGCTCAAGGTCAACACCCTGTTTCTATCCAGTATGTAGATAATGGAACTGCTACATCTTTAAAACCATTAGCAAATGTGAAAGCTGCAGGTTTTAAGTTTTATGGAACGAGTGGCGATATTTTAGAATGTGGCACTTGTCATGATCCTCATGCTGGTGGGTCTCCTGATTTCTTAAGGGCTGATAAAGCGCAATTATGTCAAACTTGCCACAACAATTAA
- a CDS encoding cytochrome C — protein MKITDRFYLALVMLLLFSSFLYASSCSTYNCHVIKLNGEFVKNGPHTFYRSDGVDISPCAPCHKPHNAGSKIPLWNDTNQYDDGSPYKAYSSPTGTLDNLQDTNISSPSEACMGCHDGMSESTGFTGGYFETYSMGVLTIDYSKSNHPIGVVYDYTKDSGLNNNVANGWVNGTNGKFKLINNKVECLTCHDPHKGAIGYSFTDRRDIEKLLRTTDVKTFCSECHTNK, from the coding sequence ATGAAAATTACTGATAGATTTTATTTAGCTTTAGTTATGTTACTTCTTTTTTCATCATTTCTTTATGCATCAAGTTGTTCTACCTATAACTGTCATGTTATTAAACTAAATGGAGAATTTGTTAAAAATGGTCCTCATACATTTTATAGGTCTGATGGTGTAGATATTTCTCCTTGTGCTCCATGCCACAAACCACATAATGCAGGTAGCAAAATACCACTATGGAATGATACTAATCAGTATGATGACGGTAGCCCTTATAAAGCTTATTCAAGTCCAACAGGAACATTGGATAATTTACAAGATACAAATATAAGTTCACCATCTGAAGCTTGTATGGGTTGTCATGATGGGATGTCAGAAAGCACTGGTTTTACTGGTGGATATTTCGAAACCTATAGCATGGGTGTTTTAACAATTGATTATTCTAAGTCTAATCATCCCATTGGTGTTGTATATGATTATACAAAGGATAGTGGGTTAAATAATAATGTTGCTAACGGCTGGGTAAATGGTACAAATGGGAAATTTAAGTTAATAAATAACAAAGTTGAATGTTTAACATGTCATGACCCTCATAAAGGTGCAATTGGATATAGTTTTACAGATCGTAGAGATATAGAAAAATTATTGAGAACAACGGATGTGAAAACATTTTGTAGTGAATGTCATACTAATAAATAG
- a CDS encoding cytochrome c3 family protein yields the protein MKKFYILILLILLIIIQVVDARNNSHKFLYLDGNAYCSYCHKLRKSYNINPLWGANKIFNYISPIINLNVSKKNSFKVIDTFDNISIVCISCHSDYIEHSSSFHPVGLSVKSTKRHLKKMKIYNKKIDNKLPLYGNNDLMACSTCHDPHTKEVKLLRDLPEKLCVDCHER from the coding sequence ATGAAGAAATTTTACATACTAATTTTATTGATTTTATTAATTATTATTCAAGTTGTGGATGCCAGAAATAATTCTCATAAATTTTTATACCTTGATGGTAATGCCTATTGCTCATATTGTCATAAATTGAGAAAATCTTATAATATCAATCCATTATGGGGTGCAAATAAAATTTTTAATTATATCTCACCGATTATTAATTTAAATGTTTCAAAAAAAAACAGTTTCAAAGTAATAGATACATTTGATAATATCTCAATTGTTTGTATATCATGCCATTCAGATTATATTGAGCATTCATCAAGTTTTCACCCAGTAGGTCTAAGTGTTAAGAGTACAAAAAGACATTTAAAAAAAATGAAAATTTATAATAAAAAAATTGATAACAAGTTGCCATTATATGGTAATAATGATTTAATGGCCTGTTCCACATGTCATGACCCGCATACAAAAGAGGTTAAGCTACTTAGAGATTTACCAGAAAAATTATGTGTTGATTGTCATGAAAGGTGA
- a CDS encoding peptidyl-prolyl cis-trans isomerase, whose protein sequence is MVLVHSNLLFAEDKVVAKVNEQDIHLFEVKSFLNKVVPIGRFHTQSLNKKEYWEKALNTAIDSRAIVIFIKNNNPEIYNGLKNKVNEIIKVIKKRFKSNNEYAKALKENGITEKILYETYMDLNVKDIIKEKIFSEKIEPKVLKEYYKNNQQMFSTGESYVVKNCLIKADARELKAKEMEEKKKEAENLLKMLKEEDEKAWQKCDKGIYPEQDTVYKFSKNYPIKEIFKLKKGDFGGPYRNIYGYLIVKVIDIKPSEVLPFDEIKNEIERLMKLKKFKDYYKNLLKRAKDEANIKILDNNFSN, encoded by the coding sequence ATGGTACTGGTTCATAGTAATTTACTATTTGCTGAGGATAAGGTTGTTGCAAAAGTTAATGAACAAGACATTCATCTTTTCGAAGTAAAATCTTTTTTGAATAAAGTAGTACCAATAGGACGTTTTCATACACAATCACTAAATAAAAAAGAGTACTGGGAAAAAGCTTTAAATACTGCAATTGATAGTAGAGCTATTGTTATATTTATAAAAAACAACAATCCTGAAATATATAATGGATTAAAAAATAAAGTGAATGAGATTATTAAAGTCATTAAAAAAAGATTTAAAAGTAATAATGAATACGCAAAAGCATTAAAAGAAAATGGTATAACAGAAAAAATTTTATATGAAACATATATGGATTTGAATGTTAAAGATATCATTAAAGAAAAGATATTTAGTGAAAAGATAGAACCTAAAGTTTTGAAGGAATATTATAAAAATAATCAGCAAATGTTTTCTACAGGTGAATCTTATGTGGTGAAAAATTGTTTAATTAAAGCTGATGCAAGAGAGCTAAAAGCAAAAGAGATGGAAGAGAAAAAAAAGGAAGCAGAAAATTTACTGAAAATGCTAAAAGAAGAAGATGAAAAAGCATGGCAAAAGTGTGATAAAGGTATTTATCCAGAACAAGATACAGTTTACAAATTTAGCAAGAATTATCCAATAAAAGAAATTTTTAAACTGAAAAAAGGTGATTTTGGAGGACCTTATAGAAACATTTATGGATATTTAATTGTGAAAGTCATTGATATTAAACCATCCGAAGTTCTTCCATTTGATGAGATAAAAAATGAAATTGAAAGATTGATGAAATTAAAAAAATTTAAAGATTATTATAAAAATCTTTTAAAGAGAGCAAAAGATGAAGCAAATATTAAAATTCTTGATAATAATTTTAGTAATTAG
- a CDS encoding cytochrome c3 family protein: protein MKIRLFLSLFIIIGFSVIIYAGVANTKHNLSKSGPGPIKSSEEDRVCVFCHTPHNALPYAPLWNRELSNALYQTYTSVTMNAQPGQPTGNSKLCLSCHDGTIALNAIYASSTPIANDLNFTLTGDSNLGTDLRDDHPISFVYDDNLANQDRQLKSPSTLPSFIKLQNGRVECTTCHDPHTETVYFLRTGDKQLLCTSCHDKKLEGTVTLSFSSSIHNQVISSAPISADYPCGDCHKPHNAKDVVNGDSTTQLLKGREENLCFICHGSSQGIGPLSQNNIDIENLMSSNDGFYDTYSGTRRWVNRSHDVTDAQQSSSGAHIECINCHGVHGVRRDDLNTTNVIESLVDPDNPSQPFTWGQPTNYSGSDKYWLKVYKIDHFCLKCHDGSFPTFSDRPDLNVLEPSNNNGYIRNIASGFYNSVHGKKRIPCIICHDPHGGNPFLISNRVRWTNAPFDTKNASRSNFDSGDIYVPIPVKFELCRKSCHNGDKQSHQTGKTNCQSCHYHGGGKL, encoded by the coding sequence ATGAAAATTAGATTATTTTTATCTTTGTTTATCATAATCGGTTTTAGTGTTATTATTTATGCTGGTGTTGCCAATACAAAACATAATTTGTCAAAATCAGGGCCTGGTCCCATAAAATCAAGCGAAGAAGATAGAGTTTGTGTATTTTGTCATACACCACATAACGCACTTCCTTACGCTCCACTTTGGAATAGGGAACTAAGTAATGCTTTATATCAAACATATACTTCTGTAACCATGAATGCACAGCCTGGACAGCCAACTGGCAATTCAAAACTTTGTTTATCTTGTCATGATGGTACTATCGCTTTAAATGCTATATATGCATCTTCAACTCCGATTGCTAATGATCTAAATTTTACTTTAACAGGAGATTCAAATCTTGGGACAGATCTTAGAGATGATCATCCTATATCTTTTGTGTATGATGATAATTTAGCAAATCAGGACAGGCAATTAAAATCACCTTCTACACTTCCTTCTTTTATCAAATTGCAAAACGGTAGAGTAGAATGTACAACATGTCATGATCCTCATACTGAAACTGTTTATTTCTTAAGAACTGGGGATAAGCAACTATTATGTACAAGTTGTCATGATAAAAAGTTGGAGGGAACTGTAACTTTGAGTTTTTCATCTTCTATTCATAATCAAGTAATAAGTAGTGCCCCAATTTCTGCAGATTACCCATGTGGAGATTGTCATAAGCCTCATAATGCAAAAGATGTGGTTAATGGTGATTCGACAACACAGCTTTTAAAAGGGAGAGAAGAGAACCTATGTTTTATATGTCATGGGAGCTCACAAGGTATAGGCCCTCTTTCTCAAAATAATATTGATATAGAGAATTTAATGAGCAGTAATGATGGATTTTATGATACTTATAGTGGGACTCGTAGATGGGTAAACAGATCTCATGATGTAACTGATGCACAACAAAGTAGTAGTGGAGCTCATATAGAGTGTATAAATTGTCACGGAGTACATGGTGTAAGAAGAGATGATTTAAATACTACAAATGTTATAGAATCGCTTGTGGATCCTGATAATCCATCCCAACCATTTACTTGGGGGCAACCAACAAACTATAGTGGATCTGATAAATATTGGTTGAAAGTATACAAAATAGATCACTTTTGTTTAAAATGTCATGATGGAAGTTTTCCTACCTTTTCTGATAGACCGGATTTAAATGTATTAGAGCCTTCCAATAATAATGGTTATATAAGAAATATCGCTTCAGGTTTTTATAATTCTGTACATGGTAAAAAGAGAATCCCTTGTATTATTTGTCATGATCCTCATGGTGGCAATCCATTTTTGATATCAAATAGAGTAAGATGGACAAATGCTCCTTTTGATACCAAAAATGCTTCAAGGTCAAACTTTGATAGTGGAGACATTTATGTACCTATCCCAGTTAAATTCGAGTTATGTAGAAAATCTTGTCATAATGGAGACAAACAGAGCCACCAAACAGGTAAAACAAACTGTCAATCGTGTCACTATCATGGTGGAGGAAAACTATAA
- a CDS encoding CsgG/HfaB family protein, with protein sequence MKFVIFYIFLFISIISCTSPQIKVNVTLKPKYYNLLSLKSIAVLPFEGKDGKIFSNKIESMISNTLLQNGNEYYKLVERSEINKIIEELKFSNSGLVNKKDVINFAKLIGASAILTGTINISKVEDILFKEQRSECIKSKESKLKTPLGNIPVSKCLKWKYYYVNCIKRTATFSATTKIIEVETGTIIYSSDYTETAKSAACPDSGYPVKSSAELLTIAQNKVLEDIRRDILPYKVILTIELKDNDDDIKDKNAKKYFRAGLEFASNNRMDRACELWEQAYQINPQSVSLLYNLGVCKEVYQNYLEAKTYYQKADHLLLKPDPMVNKALKRITILFTNNK encoded by the coding sequence ATGAAATTTGTAATTTTTTATATTTTTTTATTTATCTCAATTATTAGTTGCACATCTCCACAAATAAAAGTCAATGTTACTTTAAAACCAAAATACTATAATCTACTTTCTCTAAAAAGTATCGCTGTACTCCCATTTGAAGGCAAAGATGGAAAAATCTTTTCAAATAAAATCGAATCCATGATATCTAATACACTATTACAAAATGGAAATGAATATTACAAACTCGTAGAAAGATCAGAAATAAATAAAATTATCGAAGAATTGAAATTTTCAAATAGTGGATTAGTAAATAAAAAAGATGTCATTAATTTCGCCAAACTCATTGGAGCATCAGCAATTTTAACTGGTACTATCAATATTTCAAAAGTTGAAGATATATTGTTTAAAGAACAAAGAAGTGAGTGTATAAAGTCAAAAGAAAGCAAATTAAAAACCCCTTTGGGTAACATACCTGTTTCAAAATGCCTAAAATGGAAATATTATTACGTAAACTGTATAAAAAGAACTGCAACTTTTTCTGCAACAACAAAAATTATAGAAGTTGAAACGGGAACAATTATTTACTCTTCTGATTATACAGAAACAGCTAAATCTGCAGCATGCCCAGATTCTGGCTACCCTGTTAAATCCAGCGCAGAACTATTAACAATAGCACAAAATAAAGTTTTAGAAGACATTAGAAGAGATATACTTCCGTATAAAGTAATCTTAACTATAGAATTAAAAGATAATGATGATGACATAAAAGATAAAAATGCAAAAAAATATTTTAGAGCTGGCTTAGAATTTGCTTCTAACAACAGAATGGATAGAGCGTGTGAACTGTGGGAACAAGCGTACCAAATTAACCCTCAATCAGTATCTCTTTTATATAATTTAGGAGTTTGTAAAGAAGTCTACCAAAATTATTTAGAAGCAAAAACATATTATCAAAAAGCTGACCACTTACTTTTAAAACCAGACCCCATGGTTAATAAAGCATTAAAACGAATAACCATTTTATTCACCAATAATAAATGA
- a CDS encoding iron-containing alcohol dehydrogenase: MKTSLFEFFVPTKILAGEDSLSNLFYELSLLNSKKPIIVTDKGIVNAGLLKYVEQPLREAGIEYIIFDEVPPDSSLKIVKNIYEIYKQSSCDSIIAVGGGSVIDSAKGANILIAYNSEDLADIAGADRIDRKLKPLIVIPTTSGTGSEVTSVAVIADEENGLKLPFASQFLIPDVTVLDARMTLSLPPIMTAATAMDALTHALEAYLSLQKNPISDSFSLTAIKLIFQNLYKVIDDPKNREYRLNMMIASTCAGVAFSNAMVGIVHAIGHTLGGMYKIPHGVAMGILLPAGLEFYYDTRKAEFEEIIKLLNNFLEEKVKDLIEYVRNVLTRLNALTNLPIKLSDVGVRKSDFDNIAKMSLNDGSIVFTPKYAGIDDIIKILEVSY, from the coding sequence ATGAAAACTTCACTTTTTGAGTTTTTTGTTCCAACAAAAATTTTAGCTGGAGAAGACTCCTTATCAAATCTTTTCTATGAGCTTTCACTTTTAAATAGCAAAAAGCCTATTATTGTAACGGATAAAGGTATTGTAAATGCTGGCTTGTTAAAATATGTAGAACAGCCTTTGAGAGAAGCTGGTATCGAATATATAATTTTTGATGAAGTTCCTCCTGATTCATCATTGAAGATTGTTAAAAATATTTATGAGATATATAAACAGTCAAGTTGTGATTCGATAATTGCCGTGGGTGGTGGATCTGTAATCGATTCAGCAAAGGGTGCAAACATTTTGATAGCCTACAATTCAGAAGATTTAGCAGATATTGCAGGAGCAGATAGGATTGATAGAAAGCTAAAACCTTTAATTGTTATCCCAACTACAAGTGGGACTGGTTCTGAAGTTACATCTGTTGCAGTAATAGCTGATGAAGAAAATGGTTTGAAACTACCCTTCGCATCACAGTTTCTCATACCTGATGTGACTGTACTTGATGCCAGAATGACTTTATCCCTACCACCGATTATGACTGCAGCTACTGCTATGGATGCTTTGACACATGCTTTGGAAGCGTATCTTTCTTTACAGAAAAACCCAATTTCGGATTCTTTCTCTTTGACAGCTATCAAATTAATTTTTCAAAACTTATATAAAGTAATAGATGACCCTAAAAACAGAGAATATAGATTAAATATGATGATTGCCTCTACATGTGCAGGGGTAGCTTTTTCAAATGCTATGGTTGGTATAGTTCATGCTATTGGGCATACCTTGGGAGGGATGTACAAAATACCACATGGTGTTGCTATGGGGATTTTGCTTCCTGCTGGTCTTGAGTTTTATTATGATACGAGAAAAGCAGAGTTTGAAGAAATAATAAAGCTATTAAATAATTTTTTAGAAGAAAAAGTGAAAGATTTGATAGAATATGTCAGAAATGTTCTAACAAGACTTAATGCTTTGACTAATTTACCAATAAAATTGAGCGATGTTGGTGTTAGAAAAAGTGATTTTGATAATATTGCAAAGATGTCTTTAAATGACGGTTCCATTGTTTTTACACCAAAGTATGCAGGTATTGATGATATTATAAAAATTTTAGAGGTGTCTTACTGA